Within Paenibacillus albicereus, the genomic segment CAGGTGGACATGACCGCGACGCCCGGAGCGACGACGTCCGGCTTGATGCCGAGGATGCCGTCGGCGTTCGGACCGCGCGAGCTGAAGCCGGCCATGCGGTCGCCCGGATCGAGCTCGGCCGTGTACTCCGCGAAGTCGAAGCGGACGCTGGAGTCCTTCGCAGACAGGGCGAAGCGCGCCAGCGCGCGGCCGGTCTTGCCGTCCAGGTCAAGCACCGGCACGGTGAAGCCGTCGCCGAAGAAGTTGCCGATAGGTCCATCGCGGTCTACGCCGTTGCTGTCTACGATGGACTCCGTCAGGATGGCCTTGCCCGAGGCGTCGGCGTTGCCGTTGAAGATGACGACCGCCTTGGCGCCGTGGTCGCGGGCCTGCTTGAACTTGTCGACGAACGTCGTCGAGCCGCGGGAGAGAAGCACGATCTTGCCCTCCACATCCTTGCCGACGTAATCTTTCTCTGCGCCGATGTTGACGTAGATGGCTTCTTGCTGTCCGGTGCCGATCTCGGATGCGAAGTCGTTGTGCTTGATCATCCAGGAGACGATCGGCAGGTCCAGGTCGTAGACGGAGCCGGTCACCGTCTCCAGGCTGTCCTTGCGGTAGACGGATGCGGTGACCTCCGCGCCGTACGTCTCGCTCGGGCTCGTGGCCGCGCCTACCGAGATGGACAGCTGGCTGGAAGCCGGGGAGCCCATGGAGTAGAAGTGCTGCTCCGAGTCCTCCGCGTTGTTGCCGTTCGCCACGACGGCGACGACGCCGGCGAGCACGGCGTTGTTGAGCGCGATCGCGTCCGGCGTGAACGCGTCCTTGGCGTCGTCGGAGCCGAGCGACAGGTTGATGACGTCCATGCCGTCCTCGACCGCATGCTCGATGCCGTCGATGACCTGCGCCGAGGAGCCGGAGGAGCGGCCGGTCTCATAGTTGAAGCCGAGCACCTTGTACACATGCAGCTCGGACTCGTAGGCGACGCCTTTTTGCGAGTACTCGGTCTGGTTCGCTTCACGCGCCGCGATCGTGCCGGACACATGCGTGCCGTGCGACGTGCCGGTGTTTTTCGTCGCCGCGTCCGGAATTTCCTCATAAGGGTCATCATCGTTGAAATAGGAGTCGTAGCCGCCTTTATAGGCGTCCTTCAGATCGGGATGGAGGTAGTCGACGCCGGTGTCGATGACGCCGACCTTGATGCCTTTGCCGGTGATGCCCTTGGCCCAGGCGTCCGTCGCTCCGATCTGCTTCAGCGGACTGATGTCGCACTTGCAGTCGGCCGGGTCGGCGCCAAGCGCAGTCGGGCTCGTATCCGGGATGGAATAGAAGGTCCGGTTCTCATAGACCGATTTGACTCCGGAGAGGGAAGCGAGCTTCGGAATCTGGTTGGCCGGCAGCTCGATCTCCATGCCGTTGAGCACGGTATCGAACTGGTACGATACGTCCAGGGCGATGCCGCTGGCCTTGGCTTGGGAGAGGAAGCGCGATTGCTGCGAGCTGATCTTCGCCTCGGTCGCCTCGGCGCTCAGGGACTTGACGCCCATTTTCGCGGCGTACTTGCCCTCGGAGATGGAAGCTCCGTCGAGCTGGACGATGACCTTGATCTTTTCGGAGGAGGTCGTATCCAGGCGCGGGGAGATGAGAGGCTGCAGGCCTTTGGACAGGCTTCCGGCCAGAATGCCCGGCGTGACGGCCGGCTCGGCCGCCGCAGCCGTCGAGGCGAACGGCGTCAGCACGAGCGCTGCGGTCAGCGTGGCGGACAGCGCTTTGGAGATGGCTTTGCGAGTAGAGTTCGGCAAGCAGGAACCTTCTTTCTGTAGGAGGATAAGAGCGTTGTTGAAATGACAGCTAAAATAACATCGGCGGTCGATAATTCTGTCATCTTTCAACAAAGTAATCTAAGAATACTCTGACAAATTAGGCTTGTCTAGCAGAAATTAGGCGATTTATTTCCTTGAAATTCGCGTCTACGCGCTGAAACTTTGCTGAATAATTGCGGTAATGCTTTACTATAATGATTTAAATCAGCGAATCCTATAGAATAAAAGAGGACATGGACCTGCTGAACGGCCTGTGCATGAGCGAGGAGTCATGTTTTCCATATGGGTCTATGTAACTATAACTAACACGGATCGACAGGGGGCGCGCGAAGGAGCCGAACAAGCGGGAAAGGAGCCGAAGGATAGATCGAGGAGAATAAGGCAGCTCGGTGGAGGCGGGTCGGCATTGCGCTGGACGAACACCGTGGAAGCCGCGACTCCGGGTCCGTTCAAGGCAGCGGCTGTTGGAACTTGGCACGGCCGTGCCCGGCTAACGAAACGGAGGAGCGCTATTCGGCTTTTTTGAGGCTCGTTTGGAATCTAGCGAAACTCAGAAGCGTTATTTGCTTTGAAAGCGGGGTTTGGCTTGGGAATCGGGTCTGGTAAAGGTTCTGTGTTTCGTTAGAGAAATCAGGACCCTGTTTTGGAACGAATAGCGCTCTGGAGTTTCGTTAGAAAGGAAGGGGGCGGTCAAGCGAAACGTCCGTCCGCAGCAAAGGGGGCGGTCAAGCGAAACGTCCGTCCGCAGCAAAGGGGGCGGTCAAGCGAATCGTCCGTCCGCAGCAAAGGGGGCGATACGTCGGACGCCGGCTCCGCAAACGCGAGCCAACCGGCGAGACGCCAGCCCGACCCGCACCGACCGTTGCTGTCACAATCCCCGCCGGTACCGGTCGGGCGACACGCCGGACGCCGGCTCCGCAAACGCCAGCTAACCGGCGATACGCCAGCCCGACCCGCAGCGACCCGCTGCTGTCACAATCCCCGCCGGTACCGGTCGGGCGACACGCCCATGAGCCGCTTGAACAGGCGGCTGAAGTGGGCGGGATGCTTGAAGCCGACCGCATAGCCGACGTCGGTGACGGAGGCGTCCGGCTCCAGCAGGAAGCGGATGCGCGCCTGGTTGATGCGCTGGCGGTAGATGTACTCGAACAGCGGCACGCCGGTCACCTCCTTGAACGAGCGCGACAGGTAGGAGCGGCTCACGTGCAGCTCGCCGGCGATGCGGCCGAGCTCCAGCTCCTCGCCCAGATGCAGCTCGACGTAGTCCATCGTCTCCTGGGCGATCGCTTCCTTGTCGCGGGAGCCGCGCGCGCCTCCGCCCGCTCCCAGGAGCAAAGGCTCGCGGCAGCGCTCGTAGACGAAGCAGAGCAGGTCCTCGAACGCGAGCCGCAGCCGCCTCGCGGCGGCCGGGCTGTCCTCCTGCTGATGCCGGTGCATGCGCAGGAGCAGCTCCTCCGCCTCGGCCCGCAGCGGGCCGCGCAGCTGCAGCCGGTAGTTGCGCAGCTCCTCGAACGGCTGCAGCAGCGGCACGGAGCCGGGCAGGCCGGTGCGGGGAGACGGCGGCCCGCTCGGCCGGTCCCGCTGCGTGCCCTCGTCGGCGGAGGGCATCCCCCCGAGCGCGCGCAGCGGCTCCGGGTCGAAGTGGACGATGCTGCGCACGTAGGGCGCTTGCCCGGACACCTTCGGCCGGTGCAGCGTCATGCCGTACATCAGCAGCAGGTCGCCCGGCTCCAGCCGGTAGATCCGGTTGCCGATCAGGTAGGTGCAGTCGCCTTCATGAAAATAGTAGATTTCGTAGAACGAATGGGAATGGAATTCCTGGTGGATGGGATGGTCCGAACGGTAAGAGAATTCAAGCATTCCTTGGCGGTCGCTGCTGGCCGGAAGCATATCGTTCGCCTCCTCGTGGACGGATAGTGCCAGCATAGCATCCCCGCCCCCTGGGAGGCTACCCTGGGGATGAACGGCGCTGCGGCCCTCTTGATGCCGGGAGCCGGCCGGGGTACGATAGCCGCAAGGAACCGAGCTGGACGGAAAAGGAGGATGGGCCGATGAAGCTGGATCGCCTGCTCGCGATCACGATGCTCATGCTGGGACGCAAGCGCGTCGGAGCCAAGGAGCTGTCCGAGCGCTTCGAGGTGTCGCTGCGCACCGTCTATCGCGATATGGAGACGCTGAGCCTGGCCGGCATCCCGATCATCTCGTACGCGGGAGAAGGCGGCGGCTACGAGATCATGGAGAGCTACCGCCTGGAACGGCAATTCCTGACGCTGGAGGAGCTGCAGGCGCTCGTCGTCGCGCTCAAGGGCATCTCGTCGACGCTGGACGACCGGGACGTCTCCCGGCTGCTGGACAAGGTCGGGGCGATGCTCTCCTCCGCGGATCGGGAGCGGATCGGCGGCGCTGCGGAGGAGATGGTCATCGACATCAATCCTTGGGGCGGCGGCGCGCAGGAAAAGGCGAAGGTCGCCTCGCTCCGGCAAGCGATTCGGGACAGGCGGGTCGTCCGCTTCGGCTATACGGACGCCGGGGGGCAGCGGACGGAGCGACGCTGCGAGCCCGTCCGCCTCGTGCTCAAGGGCTATATCTGGTACATGTAC encodes:
- a CDS encoding AraC family transcriptional regulator yields the protein MLPASSDRQGMLEFSYRSDHPIHQEFHSHSFYEIYYFHEGDCTYLIGNRIYRLEPGDLLLMYGMTLHRPKVSGQAPYVRSIVHFDPEPLRALGGMPSADEGTQRDRPSGPPSPRTGLPGSVPLLQPFEELRNYRLQLRGPLRAEAEELLLRMHRHQQEDSPAAARRLRLAFEDLLCFVYERCREPLLLGAGGGARGSRDKEAIAQETMDYVELHLGEELELGRIAGELHVSRSYLSRSFKEVTGVPLFEYIYRQRINQARIRFLLEPDASVTDVGYAVGFKHPAHFSRLFKRLMGVSPDRYRRGL
- a CDS encoding helix-turn-helix transcriptional regulator, which translates into the protein MKLDRLLAITMLMLGRKRVGAKELSERFEVSLRTVYRDMETLSLAGIPIISYAGEGGGYEIMESYRLERQFLTLEELQALVVALKGISSTLDDRDVSRLLDKVGAMLSSADRERIGGAAEEMVIDINPWGGGAQEKAKVASLRQAIRDRRVVRFGYTDAGGQRTERRCEPVRLVLKGYIWYMYGFCRTRQDWRLFRLSRVRGLEAGAEAFERREEPGGTEPLLWSGLGKDETQRLKVITLRFERGTRVWAEDYFGTNDSVLRTEEQPDGALLVETRQPDEPWLVHWLLRFGTGARVLSPPELAAAVRTEAEAVARMYASADRPLSAEAGYARRE